One stretch of Nicotiana tabacum cultivar K326 chromosome 18, ASM71507v2, whole genome shotgun sequence DNA includes these proteins:
- the LOC107783663 gene encoding dihydroorotate dehydrogenase (quinone), mitochondrial: protein MRQRVGFALIRESLYRKLKPSSVPRHYCTSSSANVPPIPPPKIPHSSKKGRLFTGATIGLLIAGGAYASTVDEATFCGWLFSATKLVNPFFAFLDPEVAHKLAVSAAARGWVPREKRPDPPILGLDVWGRRFSNPVGLAAGFDKNAEAVEGLLGLGFGFVEVGSVTPIPQEGNPKPRIFRLPNEGAIINRCGFNSEGIVVVAKRLGAQHGKRKLETSSTSSPAGDEVKHGGKAGPGILGVNLGKNKTSEDAAADYVQGVHTLSQYADYLVINISSPNTPGLRQLQGRKQLKDLVKKVQAARDEMQWGEEGPPPLLVKIAPDLSKQDLEDIAVVAVALRVDGLIISNTTVQRPDSISQNPVAQEAGGLSGKPLFDMSTNILKEMYVLTKGRIPLIGTGGISSGEDAYKKIRAGATLVQLYTAFAYGGPALIPDIKDELARCLEKDGYKSISEAVGADCR from the exons ATGAGACAAAGGGTTGGATTTGCATTGATTAGAGAAAGCTTGTATCGTAAGCTAAAACCAAGCTCTGTTCCCAGACATTATTGCACTTCTTCTTCAGCTAATGTTCCTCCTATTCCTCCACCTAAGATTCCTCATTCTTCTAAAAAG GGAAGGTTGTTTACAGGAGCCACTATTGGTCTACTAATAGCTGGGGGAGCTTATGCAAGTACGGTTGATGAGGCCACCTTCTG TGGCTGGCTATTCTCAGCAACAAAACTAGTAAATCCGTTCTTTGCATTTCTGGATCCAGAGGTTGCTCACAAACTGGCGGTCTCTGCTGCAGCCCGAGGATGGGTTCCAAGGGAGAAGAGGCCAGATCCTCCTATATTGGGCCTTGATGTGTGGGGAAGAAGGTTCTCAAATCCTGTTGGTCTTGCTGCTGGTTTTGACAAGAATGCTGAGGCTGTTGAAGGATTGCTTGGATTAGGTTTTGGCTTTGTTGAGGTTGGCTCAGTAACTCCCATTCCACAGGAAGGCAACCCAAAACCACGTATATTTAGGTTGCCAAATGAAGG TGCTATAATAAATAGGTGTGGCTTCAATAGTGAAGGAATCGTTGTGGTTGCCAAACGATTGGGTGCTCAGCATGGTAAGAGAAAGTTGGAAACATCTAGTACTTCATCTCCAGCTGGAGATGAAGTCAAGCATGGAGGGAAAGCTGGTCCTGGTATTCTTGGTGTTAACCTTGGAAAGAATAAAACAAGTGAAGACGCTGCAGCAGATTATGTGCAAGGAGTCCATACATTATCTCAGTATGCTGACTACTTG GTAATTAATATCTCATCCCCAAATACTCCAGGACTACGCCAGCTTCAGGGAAGAAAGCAGTTGAAGGATCTTGTGAAGAAG GTTCAAGCAGCTCGTGATGAAATGCAGTGGGGTGAGGAAGGACCTCCGCCTTTACTTGTGAAAATTGCTCCAGATTTGTCTAAACAAGATCTTGAAGATATTGCAGTG GTGGCTGTTGCTCTTCGTGTGGATGGACTG ATTATATCAAATACTACTGTCCAAAGACCAGATTCCATAAGTCAAAACCCTGTGGCTCAAGAGGCTGGTGGCTTGAGTGGGAAGCCACTCTTTGACATGTCAACAAATATACTGAAGGAGATGTACGTTCTGACTAAG GGAAGGATTCCTCTGATTGGCACTGGGGGTATTAGCAG TGGCGAGGATGCTTACAAGAAAATTCGAGCTGGTGCCACTCTTGTTCAGCTTTATACAGCATTTGCATATGGAGGCCCTGCACTTATCCCCGATATAAAG